The Flavobacterium commune genome contains a region encoding:
- a CDS encoding fucose isomerase, whose translation MNIYLVASGDLRLSANQVCWDAQAQMEQLLSEAVAEAGGKIIRAHAYDEKKQHGFIDSQKMGMQVFKNIDPTAPLIVAESVWQYSHHVLAGLITHQGPILTVANWSGEWPGLVGMLNLNGSLTKAGVQYSTLWSVDFSDDFFKNNLKNWLQTATVQPDFSHVKAFDKALIPADEFAKGTAFAKAFRKEKAIMGVFDEGCMGMFNAIVPDHLLHPTGIYKERLSQSSLYAKMLTVKDEEAEAVLQWLLDKGMKFDWGTDEVTQLTKKQTLLQCKMYIAAVRIAAEFGCDTIGIQYQQGLKDLVPASDLVEGLLNNQNRPPVFDEEGNELFAGEALPHFNEVDECAGIDALVTYNLWRSMGLKGENTLHDLRYGEYYKNETVDGFVWVFLISGAAPPEHFVGGYEGTSSERQPEMYFRLGGGSVKGVSKPGSIVWSRVYVMDDALHCDLGIGECVDLPKEELDRRWNMTTPQWPIMNAILKGVSRDQMMGRHKANHIQVVYAENESEANKLCRIKAAALQELGIQVHFCGDVAV comes from the coding sequence ATGAACATCTATTTAGTAGCAAGTGGCGATTTGCGTTTATCAGCAAATCAGGTATGTTGGGATGCACAAGCCCAAATGGAACAATTATTATCAGAAGCTGTTGCCGAAGCAGGCGGAAAAATCATCAGAGCGCATGCTTATGATGAGAAAAAACAGCATGGTTTTATTGACAGCCAAAAAATGGGAATGCAGGTTTTTAAAAATATTGACCCAACGGCACCACTGATTGTTGCTGAAAGTGTCTGGCAATATTCACACCATGTTTTGGCAGGTTTGATTACGCACCAAGGGCCAATTTTAACAGTGGCTAACTGGAGTGGCGAATGGCCAGGTTTAGTAGGAATGCTAAATTTAAATGGTTCGTTGACTAAGGCAGGAGTGCAATACAGCACGTTGTGGAGTGTAGATTTTAGCGATGATTTTTTCAAAAACAATTTGAAAAATTGGTTGCAAACGGCTACAGTTCAGCCGGATTTTAGTCACGTAAAAGCGTTTGATAAAGCACTTATTCCTGCTGACGAATTTGCTAAAGGAACTGCTTTTGCAAAAGCTTTCAGAAAAGAAAAAGCCATTATGGGTGTTTTTGACGAAGGTTGTATGGGAATGTTCAATGCGATTGTTCCTGATCATTTGTTGCATCCAACAGGAATTTATAAAGAAAGATTGTCTCAGTCTTCGCTTTACGCTAAAATGCTAACGGTGAAAGACGAAGAAGCTGAAGCCGTTTTACAATGGTTGCTTGATAAAGGAATGAAATTCGATTGGGGAACGGATGAAGTTACTCAATTAACTAAAAAGCAAACGCTATTGCAATGCAAAATGTATATTGCCGCTGTGCGAATTGCTGCTGAATTTGGTTGTGATACTATCGGAATTCAGTACCAACAAGGTTTGAAGGATTTAGTGCCTGCCAGTGATTTGGTCGAAGGTTTATTAAACAATCAAAACAGACCTCCTGTTTTTGATGAAGAAGGAAACGAATTGTTTGCCGGTGAAGCTTTACCGCATTTCAATGAAGTGGACGAATGTGCCGGAATTGATGCTTTAGTTACTTATAACTTATGGCGTTCTATGGGATTGAAAGGCGAGAATACACTACATGATTTGCGTTATGGAGAATATTATAAAAATGAAACTGTTGACGGATTTGTTTGGGTTTTCCTAATCAGTGGAGCGGCACCGCCAGAACATTTTGTAGGTGGTTATGAAGGAACTTCCAGTGAAAGACAGCCTGAAATGTATTTCAGATTAGGTGGAGGAAGTGTAAAAGGAGTGAGTAAACCGGGTTCAATTGTTTGGAGTCGCGTTTATGTGATGGACGATGCCTTGCATTGTGATTTGGGAATTGGAGAATGTGTCGATTTACCAAAAGAAGAATTAGACAGAAGATGGAATATGACTACGCCACAATGGCCTATTATGAATGCTATTTTAAAAGGAGTGAGTCGTGACCAGATGATGGGACGTCATAAGGCGAATCACATTCAGGTGGTATATGCTGAAAACGAATCAGAAGCTAACAAATTGTGCCGAATCAAGGCTGCAGCCTTGCAAGAATTAGGAATCCAGGTTCACTTTTGTGGAGATGTTGCAGTGTAA